The genomic stretch GATACAAACGAATAACATTGTTCATCAAATCACatgttaaaactaaaaattggTAATGTTGCCTTAAATTCATGTATAAATAAACGAGTTTTGtttctatgaatattttttctaaaaaaatggtttttgACAGGAATAACTCCATTATATGACGCAGCGAGCAATGGACATTTAGAAGTAGTGCAACTACTTCTTGAAAGAGGTGCAATTCCGACATTAAAAACAGACTTTGGTGAAACACCATTACAAGTGTTACAAAAATGGCGATCCGGAACTATACTGACTAAAGATGAAGAGGTTTTATATAAGAACATTTGTAACAAAGTTAATAACATCACAGACAAAACAAACGACATTTTAAATAGGTCTAAATCAAAAACTCCTGTGAAACCAATTCAAGATAAATCACCTCCAAGTACTTCGAAAATGACGAGCAGAATAAAAGAATTAACTTCTCCGGTATTTAAAAGACGTAATGTTATTGATGACGACAGTGATgaggaaataaatttaactcaAAATCATCAAACTGCATTTCCCTCTGACGATTCAAATTCTTCTGAAGACGACGctaaaaaaaaagacaataCAACAAGCGTAAATGAATACAGAAATGCCATATCTGCTCTGAGAAATAGAAGTGCTACTGATTTACCCACAGTTGAtgtaaagaaaaagaaatctGCTTTACTAGATCCTACTGAAGTCGATGACGACTGGCTTGACGATGATATGGgcattttaaataagaataaaaagaGAAAACTAACCGACCCCTTAACTACCATAGCCAAAAAAACTGCCATAGACAGTCTAAAGAATAGCATAGACAAATTGAATAGAATAGAACCGCTATCtgataatattgtaaacaaaaataaatctaaaaaatctATCGAGGTAATGGAAGTGAGCGAAAACAGTTCAGATTCCGACCAATTTCGACGGGACGAGAACATGAATCCAAAAAATGTTGAATCCATGAGGAGTATAATGAAAGAATTCAATAATAAACCTAAAGATACAAGAGAAAGTATGAAACGCAGATGGAAAATGCAAAGCACGTTGTTAAAAGCTGGTTTTCAAAGGAAGAAAGATTACGATCAATCGAGCAACAGCGGGAGTGATACGGAGTTTTGTGATCGACGAGACATGCGAAGATCATCAACGCCTGTAGCATTTAGTCGAAAATCGTCCaatgaaaatttctataataacGCATCCAATGACGGGTTTAACTTCATGCAGAACATGAATCCAGGTGTTATGCAACCAATGAATGTTGTGCAACCGATAAATATAGTTCATCCAACCAAAAATGGTAGAATGCAGACGCAAATAGTAGCACCGGCGGCTGTTAAAGTTAAAGTGGAAGATAAAGTGTTGTTGATATCACTGAAGTTGGAGACGATCAATAAGTTGACAATCAGCTGGCTGGTTGAAGAAGTCAAGTCGCGGtattataagtaagtattttacTGGTCATATTTTTAAGCATAAATTATGTTCAGACTTCGAAAAATAGGTAACCATTAAGATACTTGAAAACAAATCTTGTTATAACAAGATTGATTTTTCCCTGTAtccttacttaatattataaatgcgaaaataactctgtctgtctgtctgttacttaatcacgcctaaactactgaaccaatttgcatgaaatttggtatggagatattttgatacccgagaaaggacataggctactttttattgcgaaatatgtaccacgggcgaagccggggcggaccactagtataaaataattagtttgttaactatttattttgttaacaaatcatggtaaatattttttttttctcttgtTCAATGATCTCATGATCTCTAACCTACATTAAAACAACTAGACTCACAATCGTGCTTAAAATTGTCAGAAGCAAAACTCAACCCACGTGTGTATCAGGCAGAGTTTTCTAATGAACGATACAATCGACTTTAAACATTGGTAATAAGGTGcaaatttcaataaacataatttattcattttttcagGTTAACAGGTGTAAAACCTGTGTTTAGTTTAATGACGTCAGATGGTGCCATTCTCTCAGAAGACGATCCTCTGAGTTTAGTGTTAGCGTCACCTGAATTGAATACGTGTATAAGTAATTGGAAAGCGTCGCCCGCTGAGGAAAGATATATGGAGTGCTGTGATGCTTTGGGTGTTTgtgagttatttatttatcctactaatattataaattaaacggTTTAggctaataatataataaaaggttttaacgatgtttgttactctgtCACGCAAAATCATCTGATCGGTATTGTATGAATTGGTATACAATCTTGATTAGCATATAGCCTATCGCCAGTTTATGCCACGGTTATTTACCCTACTACTAACTTTTCCTTTTTGTTGATAAGAAACGTGGAAAactatttatgtttaatttggcgtgaaaaaaaaatgctatttGTTTGCGTTTAATAtgcttaatttataaatttgtcaTTTAGAAATTAAGCTAACGAACAAACAAGataaatacatagaaaaatGGATCTTTCGTATTtctaacattaaaaaaagtttataataaatttgtatgaATTTCAGCTCCATCAGAAGAAATACAGCTAGCAGTTGGTCGCAGTCACACAACACGGCGATTAGCCCTCGGCTCACAAACACTACCGCCATCACAAATGCGACCTCTATTCAGAGCCCTCACTCACCAAACACATATAACCGCTATCATGATATCCAACAACAACATAGGAAACGACGGCTTCAAATACTTAACCGACAGCCTCTGTACTATGAAACATTTAACGCTCCTAGATGTCAGTAGAAACAATATAACAGGCGAtggtgtaaaaatattattaaacgcCTTCGAGAAAGCCAATAAACCAGCCTGTCAATCGCTAGAAGATATCGACTTGAACCACAATCCTATAAGCAACGATGGCTTCAAACACTTGGCTAAACTGACGCAGTATATTCGACTGAAATCATTGAAAATTAATGATTGTAACATAACAGAGAATGCGTACAAGGAAATAAATACATCACAGATACAGTTTGATGCTTTGGAAGTGTTGGATATAAGTAATAATGATGTTAAACAAGTGtttgtaagtaatttaatgACGTCACTAAATCCTAATGTTATAAGTGAGTTGGATTTGGAAAATGTAGGCGTGGAGGGTAGTTGTGTCGGTTGTATAGCGAGCTTTATGGATACCGCGAAGGAATTGAAGTTACGACGTTTCAATTTGTCCAATTGTAAATTGGTTGATGGACAGTTTATGAGGATTTTTAGGTATGTTTTGTACTAGTTaccataattttttatctattttctcgattattttataagactttTTGAACCCATATTCAAGTTAATATCCAAATTTAAGAATATATCATTCGATATTTTCACTTCATTCTAAAAAtgcataaatgtttatttaaatatgagtAACATCAGGAATCAACGTGCTTAAAAATATCAGACTATtcataaatgaatttattttatttttaggtgtCTCGGCCGGGCCAAGAACTTACAGAGCGTGACTCTAAAACACAATCTTCTTACATTTATAACACTGAAAAAACTTTTACAACGGCAACCCCCAGTTCCCCAAATCAACCTTCAGGGTTGCCaggatatatttaaatattcccCAGATTCCGATTTTCAAGTGTGGCTACCAGCTATTGATTTTGGGAGATGTATTCCTGAAATAAACGTGACTCCAATATCTAAATCTGATGAGGAAAGAGAAAGCTTTAAGTTGTTTTCTAAAACTTGGCTCAATTGTTTTAAAGGAAGAGGTATTATTGAACATTGTGATGGTGGAGTGACTAAATTTACTGCTAGGTGACTTGAATgaagaattaaatttttttttagcattatattaatagtaatttaatttaatgaatatggtggttatgaaattaatatcaaattgttttcttttgtATTGTCAGTCATTGTCTgaataagaattatttattggtttaTTGATTAGAAATTTTGTTGGGTTTGGTTGCGTGACTTAGGGAAAAGTAAAGTACAAAAGTGGATGAAAATATCTGATCTATTATACGAAAAGGTtccattacatttatttttttattccatacCTATTTGGTTTATAGGTatgtcacagaatacataatagtagctaaacgctacagaacggacactctccgcctgccgccaaaattaaacacttacctcaccccgcacgatcagcctGAAAATGGTCCGCATTTGTCTGCAAGGAccatacgcaacgaagattgacaacattaatcaaattgacttaaagtaattttattattttggatttatgattatcgtttttcgtagaaaatggttagaatatattgtactgtttacggatgtatttcatcagaaaaacgcgaattttttttacgctagtcacaaatgtgccaaccataaagcgttaacacacacatttgcagtctctacagtgtgactgtcaaaacgattgTATGGaacaattttgtatggagtgtccggggtgtgggtATGTATTTCTTATGTGAGTATAACTTTTATGGCGTACATGAAAATTTCTACTCTCAACTAAACCCAACATTATGcctaattattgaaattaaatttataacatttatcaaTAACTACAAATTACTACAATTGaatttaatgtataaatatatttctatataaaCCAGTGCTGTATAATaggtttaaaatgtaatattatagtctattttataataagaaatattccaataattattattatcatagcgACTTTGAAATCTGATGTTAGGGTATGAATATGAAGTAATTACATGTGTTTGTACGCATTtttcactattttttttataaaatttgtaggGTAATTTATGTATCAATGAtccatatttaatatttcgatttatgatttattgtgtatgtgtatgCGGTTGAATGTTATGTGTTTGatgtagtaatttataattataatttttgcattgtaaataatataattaggactatattatatgaaagacttaaaaataaatgtaaataattatctattttttgttttattacctAACTAGTGGTAGtaacatatttcgcaataaaagtagcgtatgttctttctcagggtctaaagattgtctgtgccaaatttcatcaaaatcggtcgaGAGGTTTAaacgggaaagcgtaacagacagactgagttactttcgcattcaGAGTGGGCATAAAGGCAGAGAATTTCTAAAGTTATGGGCCCCGCCCTAGCGCGCCATGCCGCGCGCAATCTTTCTTCCATCATACACTCCGCACCCGGCTCATCGTACTTACGTAAAGTTCATCGGAcgctaaattaaacacaatattctTCGCTCGTTCTACGCGTATTTTCGGTAGttagtaagtatattaatgaaataattatataaaacagtgAAGTTGAAATCATggcaaattatgtaatatgataatttattattatttttatttataattattgatgataatctatacgtatataataaaacagtaaaaaagtgtaagtatgtatgtaatatattcaaaaaaacaatattagggAAACAGTATAGAGCACGAATCCGTAAAAAAATTCTGCCTGTGTGtttatgtctgtttgtttgtatgatttgaatgaatgttatattgttgtgtttatattatatttattatatactagctttccgcccgcggcatcgcccgcgcagtcaaagaaaaacccgcataattcccgttcccgtgggatttccgggataaaacctatcctatgtcctttctcgggtatcaaaatatctctataccaaattacatgcaaattggttcagtaggagtgattgagtaacagacagacagacagagttactttcacatttacaatattagtacaacattagtataatattagtacaaggtaaattagcttggagaaatatttgcatatctAGTGGTGtgtatgtcgtggtcatattgtagatttgctcatttcatgaaatggccaacatagtttggtcagatcgttaaatcgtcaacgtttcacgatttggtcatcgacatttggccagaacgtataaaatataggttaggttaAGTTAGGTTAAagtaaacaagtttttatttgaaagaaaatggttttgactttataaaaaaaaaaataattatcattcaatttcacgttcttgagcaaacgacaagacgactaccgtgaaacaataaaatatcgagtccataataatttgtttcgttattaatatttgaccataataattacgaaacaaaacaaataaataaatcgtcactTGATAGTTGAAAGTGGAAACACGCACAAAACCAGAATTTGCATTCGCGAGTGTATTCATACTTAGGGTTGCCAAACAgtattctactgtttttcactaaattatactttttactgtttaacaaaaaaaaagtacttatacAAAAGACTGTTTTCAGCATCAAAGTGCAGACACATTATTATGTGTTACATTTAGAcgctcacaattttttttatttagtcagAGGGCACacacaacaataaataatgtttgttttgctAAAATACTGTTTAATAATCTTCATAGACCTGaataatgaattatgaatatacgtactttatttcttgtaaaaaaagttggcaaccctattcatagtgtttgtctacactaatctacactaatattataaagaggaaaactttgtttgtttgtttgtttgattgtaatgaataggctcataaactactagaccgattttaaaaattctttcaccattcgaaagctacattatccacgagtaacataggctaggttttatcccggaaatcccacgggaacgggaactatgcgggtttttctttgaaaacgcgggcgaagccgcaggcggaaagctagtgaatgatatgtattttatttgtaactagcggtccgccccggcttcgcccgtacatatttacgttttctctacatgagaaccatccttgtacttcaagggatacaataaaaaaagaattgaaaaaacaCGTGATaacgtgacaacgcgaaacgcgaaattttattgacactaattttacgatagatttcaaataatgagcaggtataactttataattatttatacatacactaatattataaagaggaaaactttgtttgtttgtttgtttgattgtaatgaataggctcataaactactagaccgattttaaaaattctttcaccattcgaaagctacattatccacgagtaacataggctaggttttatcccggaaatcccacgggaacgggaactatgcgggtttttctttgaaaacgcgggcgaagccgcaggcggaaagctagtgaatgatatgtattttatttgtaactagcggtccgccccggcttcgcccgtacatatttacgttttctctacatgagaaccatccttgtacttcaagggatacaataaaaaaagaattgaaaaaacaCGTGATaacgtgacaacgcgaaacacgaaattttattgacactaattttacgatagatttcaaataatgagcaggtataactttataatttactagaggtccgccccggcttcgcccgtggtacatatttcgcaataaaaggtagcctatgtcctttctcgggtatcaaaatatctccataccaaatttcatgcaaattggttcagtagtttaggcgtgattgagtaacagacagacagacagagttactttcgcatttataatataagtatggattataataattatttatgggagttcactcATCACTGCACCAGTGATTAGTAATACagattgtgaatatattatattatatatacctactattcacaacctatttacgttatttactggAACAACCATAGGAATCTAcaaataggtagtaggtaatcatagtagtaatggtaataagtaataatataataattcataaaaaaatataccataaatctttcttgattttattgatgtaacactatgaatgaaatatttgtatccatataatatatacctatatatatgtttgtataccTAAGATCGTCGCGTCAATACTCAGCCCACGGAAACGAATTTATGCATAAATTCGTGTGAGTGTGattagatattacatatttatgtaatatctaaaCTCACCTGCATAAAGTTTCTGAAATGAATCGAaagtcgtattttttattaatacatattaataaataataatttattatttattataaataactaataattatttattaataatacgattacaatactatattaacttatcttcgaaaattagttagatatcatttaaatattcagaatCTCTTTTAGTTCTCGTTTCTGAAGTTTCAATGTTCTTTTGTTGTGtaccattttcaaaaaaacaatattgaaacaatattattaaaaaatcggcgCGCGGCACAGCAATTTGAGCATGGTCTACTCGTCTCAACGGAGCGATAGCGTCTGATGTATgaaatagaattatgtttttagcTCCCGGAACGTGCGATGCAAGATGATTTCttgcgtaattaaaaatatagtaagcgCCAAAAGTGTTTTATCGTGATTAAACCAAAACTAtaagtaattacaaaaaagtggTCGGACAAAGTTCtcacaaatgtttcaatataattgtttatgaaaaaaagaacataataggCATTACCATGTCAAGTAAAAAACGTAAAAGTGTGaaatttagaggtaacttcgtgaattttttctatcgagtcaatttcaatattttatgttttcgaTCTGACagtataattgaaaatatcatcaagttttacatatattttattttttatatttggtctTGAATATTACACGTATCAACTAAATGTTGATTGGTGATTTGACTTTATTCGcgttcttcataatattagtagggatagTGTAGTAAATTGCTTTGTTTTTCTACAATGTGCCATACGCAGTAATGACTAATAATAAaggtatacatattataataatagctgcgcttcgcggtttcacccgcgtggctccgctcctgttggttttagcgtaatgatatatgtatagccTATACTCTATAACAGCCTTCctgccttcttcgataaataggctaatttttcaaatcattacataaaaaatttatgatttattttgttttcattgattTTTTGATATGTCGTATGTTGTTGgatgcatttaaattattttaaaataatcttcgAACGACTCAACTCGATCTAAATGGGATTATTTGGGATAAAAGTGTTAGATGTAAGTGAAAGTTAACGTTAATGTACTGATTGGAATTTAGAAAAAGTAGAAGTAGAAACCGAATTAAAGATGATCAGTGTCAtttagagcagtggtggctcagtggtgaaacctcggacttcgaatcgataagtccggggttcgagaccaggcgagcgcgcaggaattaaattgatttttcaatttatctgcgcatgttgtaacatcaccactgctcgaacggtgaaggaaaatatcgtgaggaaaccgacatgtcgaagaattaaaaagttcgacgacatgtgtcatccgccaacacgcacttggccagcgcggtggattatggcctgtaccaagaagcttatatctaatacactggagatttcggtatgaacattgacgtgtaacaagaaaatattgcccagttcatgttttttatcactttcacacctaacttggtattgccactgttaatacgaagttttcccaaggctactatgtatgctgtaatattctgtgcaaaaggttagtttttgtacatgagtttgttgataaattgccaaaaacgtcattcagaagcattgttggatgaaacaattattatttatgctaaataaaataagtatctgaaccaattattaaaaagcgatactccctgattatgggtagtcaccataataaaattgtagcaactctcactttgtcaatatggcatgtgtgtcaaaaaaattgcgtcgcttcgaatatttaagttaatattgttgcttatttaatgaatattttccgaatataaagaatgcattgtattgtgcaaaattgcagaagcgTTTGGACACcgaattctggcatagaatttcacaggcaagtgtacaATAcgttacgttatttacaatattcctcaatactcctgcatttacctgtttagaatcatttcaatggcaaaaattgtctaatttagcatcattttagtaagcagtcatgttaaatttgttatttccccaatactttatcatttttcaacaagttttcaataaacaaatttaacaagtaaggtaaccatgatgacgagtttttatggatagcgaggagaatatattgtaataacaatattatgatgaaaatttagaacaccattttaaagattgttactagtaatgaaacaacacacgacatcggtattgcactcacatgtagttataagattgttcgtttttacattgaaatttatacttttttaacttaccttatatttttttgttttacgtatttcagctttccaaaaagtaaaataaaaa from Colias croceus chromosome 9, ilColCroc2.1 encodes the following:
- the LOC123694419 gene encoding tonsoku-like protein; protein product: MEEEKLIRKKKKALNGSNRRAFAEACNDLATYYYKNTRYGDALEEYKNEASVCKELGLRMEWGTCNRMIGEMYMLLAEFSKALKYEERHLAVAKELNNLVEEQRAMATLGRIYLLQGQSSTDNDESKTSLVAAEKAFMKGLVLCEKLNGKINKSELMDMRARLLLNIGVVQEHLGHLDKAIDCINKAITICSNQDLYEVLHNCYTTQALMYSNKMKDYARALSCLNKALEVGSRLDDKVLKTCETLSSKADILCKMSDYQSAKQVLYKAWKLKTPDEEERENIEANLRVVAAMCYTEDLIISTDPSDHSSFKKLYEKLGDGACHLKNYAGAVEYYLKMLDHAELAGDCGKTLIPIYVSLYQTYKDMACYNEALQYYYKEYELIKDIPKEAFTTLYNIAEVSYLAKKPYDQVEKACLNARDAAREWNKRKYEIRILKNLLKYQEEYGEIDKTEDTKSELRALGCDSLDNLDVSEDEMSSAGGDEDTTHIGDDICLEDLTDLSDTNEEDVTETKRETRRRGKGYTIKKNMKGETQLHVACISGNKLLVERLIAKGHPVNIRDNAGWLPLHEACIHGHTDVADILISNGANVNDRGGSNCDGITPLYDAASNGHLEVVQLLLERGAIPTLKTDFGETPLQVLQKWRSGTILTKDEEVLYKNICNKVNNITDKTNDILNRSKSKTPVKPIQDKSPPSTSKMTSRIKELTSPVFKRRNVIDDDSDEEINLTQNHQTAFPSDDSNSSEDDAKKKDNTTSVNEYRNAISALRNRSATDLPTVDVKKKKSALLDPTEVDDDWLDDDMGILNKNKKRKLTDPLTTIAKKTAIDSLKNSIDKLNRIEPLSDNIVNKNKSKKSIEVMEVSENSSDSDQFRRDENMNPKNVESMRSIMKEFNNKPKDTRESMKRRWKMQSTLLKAGFQRKKDYDQSSNSGSDTEFCDRRDMRRSSTPVAFSRKSSNENFYNNASNDGFNFMQNMNPGVMQPMNVVQPINIVHPTKNGRMQTQIVAPAAVKVKVEDKVLLISLKLETINKLTISWLVEEVKSRYYKLTGVKPVFSLMTSDGAILSEDDPLSLVLASPELNTCISNWKASPAEERYMECCDALGVSPSEEIQLAVGRSHTTRRLALGSQTLPPSQMRPLFRALTHQTHITAIMISNNNIGNDGFKYLTDSLCTMKHLTLLDVSRNNITGDGVKILLNAFEKANKPACQSLEDIDLNHNPISNDGFKHLAKLTQYIRLKSLKINDCNITENAYKEINTSQIQFDALEVLDISNNDVKQVFVSNLMTSLNPNVISELDLENVGVEGSCVGCIASFMDTAKELKLRRFNLSNCKLVDGQFMRIFRCLGRAKNLQSVTLKHNLLTFITLKKLLQRQPPVPQINLQGCQDIFKYSPDSDFQVWLPAIDFGRCIPEINVTPISKSDEERESFKLFSKTWLNCFKGRGIIEHCDGGVTKFTAR